A part of Labrys wisconsinensis genomic DNA contains:
- a CDS encoding TetR/AcrR family transcriptional regulator encodes MPPRPYVSPHRDAAAAIRRAEVVAAASRVLRGSEGLAAFSLDAVAKAAGVTRLTVYNQFGSRRGLLEAVLDDLARQGGLGRIPEAMAMPARAGLDRLVEIFCDFWGGDPAMPSLQAAKAVDPDFAQALAERNERRRLLIGALVERLPPDERPDASRHRDAVDLIFALTGHAMFETLHAGRTTEEVCTLLKSACAAALAG; translated from the coding sequence ATGCCCCCTCGCCCCTATGTGAGCCCCCACCGCGATGCGGCCGCCGCGATCCGGCGAGCCGAGGTGGTCGCGGCCGCCAGCCGGGTGCTGCGGGGGAGCGAGGGCCTTGCCGCCTTCTCGCTGGATGCGGTGGCCAAGGCCGCCGGGGTGACGCGGCTCACCGTCTACAACCAGTTCGGATCCCGCCGCGGCCTGCTGGAAGCGGTGCTCGACGATCTCGCCCGCCAGGGTGGGCTTGGCCGCATCCCCGAGGCGATGGCCATGCCGGCGCGAGCCGGGCTGGACCGGCTGGTCGAGATCTTCTGCGATTTCTGGGGCGGCGACCCGGCGATGCCGAGCCTGCAGGCGGCGAAGGCCGTCGACCCGGATTTCGCCCAGGCCCTCGCCGAGCGCAACGAGCGGCGACGCCTGCTGATCGGCGCGCTGGTCGAGCGGCTGCCGCCGGACGAGAGACCGGACGCGTCGCGGCACCGCGACGCCGTCGACCTGATCTTCGCGCTGACCGGCCACGCCATGTTCGAAACGCTGCATGCAGGGCGGACGACGGAGGAGGTCTGCACCCTCCTCAAGTCGGCCTGCGCCGCGGCGCTGGCGGGATAG